A single window of Callithrix jacchus isolate 240 chromosome 6, calJac240_pri, whole genome shotgun sequence DNA harbors:
- the METTL21A gene encoding protein N-lysine methyltransferase METTL21A isoform X8, with the protein MALVPYEETTELGLQKFHKPLATFSFANHTIQIRQDWRHLGVAAVVWDAAIVLSTYLEMGAVELRGRSAVELGAGTGLVGIVAALLGSCSVEQDGVQWHSLTSLHPLLPGIQAVLPQPPG; encoded by the exons ATGGCCCTGGTGCCCTATGAGGAGACCACGGAATTGGGGTTGCAGAAATTCCACAAGCCTCTTGCAACCTTTTCCTTTGCAAACCACACGATCCAGATCCGGCAGGACTGGAGACACCTGGGAGTCGCAGCGGTGGTTTGGGATGCG GCCATCGTACTTTCCACGTATCTGGAGATGGGAGCTGTGGAGCTCAGGGGCCGCTCTGCCGTGGAGCTGGGTGCTGGCACGGGGCTGGTGGGCATAGTGGCTGCCCTGCTGG ggtcttgctctgtcgagcaggatggagtgcagtggcacagtctcaccTCACTTcaccctctgcttcctgggattcaagcagttctgcctcagcctcctgggtag
- the LOC144576702 gene encoding uncharacterized protein LOC144576702 has protein sequence MRSAVSCPAEHPGFAQPGPRRRHAGTYGSGGGPGWGTRSAFPAPGWLRKPPALESPRGAGGRPRPRVSGLPAPHTLQVPAEPTAALGRGAEEGRCGEPGHGFSCVRPQGTRTTKSVSPPAEGSAVGREREPDLDAEQPRVRREGMGRALRAGGRSHTPDAECAPGRAPLFYPVLGRSQPWTFSLARYACFLVLKVAG, from the coding sequence ATGCGGAGCGCCGTGAGCTGCCCGGCGGAGCACCCAGGGTTCGCCCAGCCCGGGCCTAGGCGCCGCCACGCCGGTACTTACGGCTCAGGAGGCGGCCCCGGGTGGGGCACGCGCTCAGCTTTCCCCGCCCCGGGCTGGCTACGGAAACCGCCAGCCTTAGAGAGCCCGCGAGGCGCAGGCGGACGGCCCCGGCCACGCGTTTCCGGTCTCCCGGCACCCCACACCCTGCAGGTGCCCGCGGAGCCCACGGCCGCGCTGGGTCGTGGCGCGGAGGAGGGACGTTGCGGGGAGCCGGGACACGGGTTTTCCTGCGTGCGTCCCCAAGGCACACGGACTACCAAATCCGTTTCCCCGCCCGCCGAGGGAAGCGCTGTGGGGCGGGAGCGAGAGCCAGACCTGGATGCCGAGCAGCCGCGGGTGCGCAGGGAGGGCATGGGGCGGGCTCTCCGGGCCGGAGGGAGAAGCCACACACCTGACGCTGAATGTGCTCCTGGGCGGGCTCCACTTTTCTATCCTGTGCTCGGCCGCTCTCAGCCTTGGACTTTCTCACTTGCGCGTTATGcctgtttcttagttttaaagGTGGCGGGCTAG